The uncultured Treponema sp. genome includes a region encoding these proteins:
- the gyrA gene encoding DNA topoisomerase (ATP-hydrolyzing) subunit A, producing the protein MENTENTTNLIKIPIEDEVKQAFIDYSMSVIVSRALPDSRDGLKPVHRRIIYSMEENHLSAGGKTKKCATIVGDVLGKYHPHGDASVYDALVRLGQDFSQRYIVVHPGGNFGTIAGDPPAAYRYTEAKMTKIAEEMVEDINKDTVDMIPNYDDTKEEPTVLPSKFPFLLCNGSVGIAVGMATNMPPHNLREVASAISAYIDNQDITVDELLNHIKGPDFPTGGIIFGKQGIADAYRTGRGKILVRGRFNIEVSKTGLESIVFTEVPYGVNTRTLCEKIGELARDKVIDGISAINDESSDRSGMRIVIHLKRGAITKVVINQLFAKTALQSSFGVINLALVKGRPQILNLKQIIKCFVDHRDEVITRRVTFDLNKARAREHILEALITAVDAIDEVIKMIRSSRDETEAKAKLMQRFGFDEIQAEAIVEMRLGRLTNLRIDELRKEMEEVKAFIAHCEDLLAHHEKILAIIKDETNELSEKYGDDRKTDIVAGEVESINVEDMIKEEDMVILVSKLGYIKRVSVSQYKSQGRGGKGTISAKLVEEDYINQMFVASTHDYLMFITTEGKAYWIKVHEIPEASKTSRGSHIKSLLSVSANEDITAIVSLKEFSENNYLFMATANGVVKKTPTSDFRNAKSRGMQAVRLDEGDTLVSAILSTGKDELLLVSRRGQALRINEEDVRPMGRSSRGVAGLKLSEGDELCSAIRIHTEPDSKILVVTEKGIGKRVDSAEFNAHGRGTGGQKIFGNVEDKGEIIGALCVRDSDSIMCITSQGTSVRVEAKDITVQGRGASGIKVVSITDPDYVVGVDRIANDEDEKK; encoded by the coding sequence ATGGAAAACACAGAAAATACAACAAATCTTATAAAAATTCCGATTGAAGATGAAGTAAAGCAGGCTTTTATTGACTATTCAATGTCTGTTATTGTAAGCCGCGCTCTTCCTGATTCCCGCGATGGTTTAAAGCCTGTTCACCGCAGAATTATTTATTCCATGGAAGAAAACCATCTTTCTGCAGGCGGAAAAACAAAAAAATGCGCCACGATTGTCGGTGATGTTCTTGGAAAATATCATCCTCATGGAGATGCTTCTGTTTATGATGCTCTTGTTCGACTTGGACAGGATTTCAGCCAGCGTTATATTGTAGTTCATCCGGGCGGAAATTTCGGAACAATAGCCGGAGATCCTCCAGCCGCTTACCGTTATACCGAAGCAAAAATGACAAAAATTGCCGAGGAAATGGTTGAAGATATAAACAAAGACACTGTAGACATGATTCCTAACTATGATGACACAAAGGAAGAACCTACAGTTTTGCCTTCAAAGTTTCCGTTTCTTTTGTGCAATGGCTCTGTTGGAATCGCTGTCGGAATGGCTACAAATATGCCGCCTCACAATCTGCGTGAAGTTGCAAGCGCCATAAGCGCATATATTGATAATCAGGATATAACAGTCGATGAGCTTTTAAATCATATAAAAGGTCCAGATTTTCCTACAGGCGGAATTATTTTTGGAAAACAGGGAATTGCAGATGCTTACAGAACTGGACGTGGAAAAATTCTTGTCCGCGGAAGGTTCAATATTGAAGTAAGCAAAACTGGACTTGAATCGATTGTATTTACAGAAGTTCCTTACGGAGTGAATACAAGAACTCTTTGTGAAAAAATCGGAGAGCTTGCGCGTGATAAAGTTATCGATGGAATCAGTGCAATAAATGACGAATCTTCCGACAGAAGCGGAATGAGAATTGTAATTCATTTAAAGCGTGGCGCAATAACAAAAGTTGTAATAAATCAGCTTTTTGCAAAAACAGCGTTGCAGTCAAGTTTTGGAGTTATAAATCTTGCGCTTGTAAAAGGCCGTCCGCAGATTTTAAATTTAAAGCAAATTATAAAATGCTTTGTTGATCATCGTGATGAAGTTATAACTCGACGCGTAACTTTTGACTTGAACAAGGCTCGTGCGCGTGAACATATTCTGGAAGCGTTGATTACAGCTGTTGATGCGATTGATGAAGTTATAAAAATGATTCGCTCTAGCCGTGATGAAACTGAAGCCAAAGCCAAGCTTATGCAGCGTTTTGGATTTGATGAGATTCAGGCTGAAGCTATTGTTGAAATGCGTCTTGGTCGTCTTACAAATTTGCGCATCGACGAGCTTCGTAAGGAAATGGAAGAAGTAAAGGCTTTTATTGCCCATTGCGAAGATTTGCTTGCTCACCACGAAAAAATTCTTGCGATTATAAAAGACGAAACAAATGAGCTTTCTGAAAAATACGGAGACGATAGAAAAACTGATATTGTCGCCGGTGAAGTTGAAAGCATAAATGTTGAAGACATGATAAAAGAAGAAGATATGGTCATTCTTGTTTCTAAGCTTGGCTATATCAAGAGAGTTTCTGTAAGCCAGTATAAGAGCCAGGGAAGAGGCGGCAAAGGTACTATTTCAGCAAAACTTGTTGAAGAAGACTATATAAATCAAATGTTTGTCGCTTCAACGCATGATTATTTGATGTTTATTACAACTGAAGGAAAAGCTTACTGGATAAAAGTCCATGAAATTCCTGAAGCGTCAAAGACGAGTCGCGGTTCACATATAAAAAGCCTTCTTTCTGTCAGCGCGAATGAAGATATTACAGCGATTGTCAGCTTAAAGGAATTTTCAGAAAATAATTATTTGTTTATGGCTACTGCAAATGGCGTTGTCAAGAAAACTCCTACAAGCGACTTTAGAAATGCAAAATCGCGTGGAATGCAGGCTGTTCGTCTTGATGAAGGAGATACTCTTGTAAGCGCAATTCTTTCAACAGGAAAAGATGAGCTGCTTCTTGTAAGCCGCCGTGGACAAGCATTAAGAATCAATGAAGAAGATGTTCGTCCAATGGGAAGATCTAGCCGCGGTGTTGCTGGATTAAAACTTTCCGAAGGCGATGAGCTTTGTTCCGCTATAAGGATTCATACAGAACCTGATTCAAAAATTCTTGTAGTTACAGAAAAAGGCATAGGAAAAAGAGTTGATTCCGCAGAATTCAATGCCCACGGAAGAGGAACTGGCGGTCAAAAGATATTTGGCAATGTTGAAGACAAAGGCGAAA
- the gyrB gene encoding DNA topoisomerase (ATP-hydrolyzing) subunit B: MSEENNQYGAGSIQVLKGLEAVRKRPGMYIGSTGPNGLHHLVYEVVDNSIDEAMAGYCTQITVALEKDDICRVEDNGRGIPVDIHPTEHISALELVLTRLHAGGKFDKSNYKVSGGLHGVGVSCVNALSVWMEAFVNKDGKRYHQKYAEGIPKSKVECIGETGLHGTTIRWKADASIFTETTTYNFDVLSTRLRELAFLNPGITIIFRDERLENPKEVVFKFEGGIKHYVSYLNEGKKIIPEEPIYINGEENDVIIELAMQYNDSYSENIFSYVNDINTREGGTHLDGFKIALTMVLNKFLEKNEKLLKKLDKDEKLTGDDVRVGLTAVLSLKIPEPQFEGQTKTKLGNSEVRGYVDSLVKEKLTLFCEQNPQITTMILEKAVGEAAARIAARKAKDSARRKNNIDSFGLPGKLSDCSSKNAAECEVYIVEGDSAGGSAKKGRDAKTQAILPLWGKMLNVEKVRADKVVNNEKLQPVIASLGAGFGKDFNIEKLRYHKIIIMADADVDGSHIRTLLLTFFFRYMPELIEKGYVYLAMPPLFKIEIGKQKIYVYSDEERDAELEKLGDKREKADVQRYKGLGEMDGNQLWDTTMNPETRRMKVVTIPDAVAADRIFSICMGEEVEPRRKFIEENAVYANLDV; this comes from the coding sequence ATGTCTGAAGAAAACAATCAATACGGAGCAGGAAGCATTCAGGTTTTAAAAGGGCTTGAAGCTGTAAGAAAAAGACCTGGAATGTACATAGGTTCTACAGGACCAAATGGACTTCATCATCTTGTTTATGAAGTTGTTGACAACAGTATTGATGAAGCCATGGCTGGCTATTGTACGCAAATTACTGTGGCTCTTGAAAAAGACGATATTTGCCGTGTAGAAGACAATGGACGTGGAATTCCGGTTGATATTCATCCTACAGAACATATTTCAGCGCTTGAACTTGTTCTTACTCGTCTTCATGCCGGCGGAAAATTTGACAAGTCAAACTATAAAGTTTCTGGAGGACTTCATGGAGTTGGAGTTTCCTGCGTAAATGCGCTTTCTGTTTGGATGGAAGCTTTTGTAAATAAAGACGGGAAACGTTATCATCAAAAGTACGCGGAAGGAATTCCTAAATCTAAAGTTGAATGCATTGGAGAAACTGGACTTCATGGAACTACAATCCGCTGGAAAGCAGATGCTTCGATTTTTACAGAAACAACAACTTATAATTTTGATGTTCTTTCTACAAGGCTTAGAGAACTTGCATTTTTAAATCCTGGAATAACAATCATTTTTCGTGATGAGCGTCTTGAAAATCCAAAGGAAGTTGTCTTTAAATTTGAAGGCGGAATCAAGCATTATGTAAGCTATTTGAATGAAGGAAAAAAAATAATTCCAGAAGAGCCAATTTATATTAACGGCGAAGAAAATGATGTGATTATAGAACTTGCAATGCAATATAATGACAGCTATTCTGAAAATATTTTTTCTTACGTTAATGATATTAATACTAGAGAAGGCGGAACTCATCTTGATGGCTTTAAAATTGCGCTTACTATGGTTCTAAATAAATTTCTTGAAAAAAATGAAAAGCTTCTTAAAAAGCTCGACAAAGATGAAAAACTTACAGGAGACGATGTTAGGGTAGGGCTTACTGCTGTTTTGTCATTGAAAATTCCAGAGCCGCAGTTTGAAGGCCAGACAAAAACCAAACTGGGAAATTCAGAAGTCCGCGGATATGTTGATTCGCTTGTAAAAGAAAAACTTACACTTTTCTGTGAGCAGAATCCGCAGATTACAACAATGATTCTTGAAAAAGCAGTTGGAGAAGCCGCTGCCCGAATTGCCGCAAGAAAGGCTAAAGACAGCGCGCGCCGTAAAAACAACATAGACAGTTTCGGACTTCCGGGAAAATTGAGCGATTGTTCTTCAAAAAATGCCGCTGAATGCGAAGTTTACATTGTCGAAGGAGATTCTGCGGGTGGTTCTGCAAAAAAAGGACGCGATGCTAAAACCCAGGCAATTCTTCCTTTGTGGGGAAAAATGCTCAATGTTGAAAAAGTTCGCGCAGACAAAGTTGTAAATAACGAAAAACTTCAGCCTGTAATTGCTTCTCTTGGAGCTGGATTCGGAAAAGATTTCAATATTGAAAAACTCCGTTATCACAAAATTATAATAATGGCTGATGCCGATGTTGATGGAAGCCACATTAGGACTTTGCTTTTGACATTTTTCTTCAGATATATGCCCGAGCTTATTGAAAAAGGCTACGTTTATCTTGCAATGCCGCCTTTGTTTAAAATTGAAATCGGAAAGCAAAAAATTTATGTTTATTCCGATGAAGAGCGCGATGCTGAGCTGGAAAAACTTGGAGACAAAAGAGAAAAAGCTGATGTTCAGCGTTATAAAGGTCTTGGTGAAATGGACGGAAACCAGCTTTGGGATACAACTATGAATCCAGAAACACGCAGAATGAAAGTAGTTACGATTCCAGACGCAGTTGCCGCGGACAGAATTTTCAGTATTTGCATGGGCGAAGAAGTAGAACCGCGCAGAAAATTTATCGAAGAAAATGCTGTTTATGCAAATCTGGATGTTTAG
- the dnaA gene encoding chromosomal replication initiator protein DnaA: MSEQNYRAFWDEALKQIHDEYKLKGLESEFKLWFNMEYVEDTIETITVSVPSDFMWISMVNKGYVNAVESKIAELSGQNINLTYILKKRNSQKEPESNSVPKTATIDSENSNISNEAEINSEKKSAPINSVPTFKIHPQLSEDYTFEKFVKGENSEFAYSASLAAAKEPGRRFNPLLIYGGVGLGKTHLMQSIGNYIYNNPPEGKENIKICYISAENFLNEFTFSLRDGTSEKFKNKYRKLDVLLLDDIHFLEDKIQTQEELFYTFEELYRTHAQIVFTCDRPISELNGIEDRLKSRFSMGTTIDLQPPSYEIRKAILLKKLEIKKKSVPEDVIDFIAKNIQSNVRELGACLDKMIGYAELLQKNLTIDIAKKLLSDNISKVSDGSISIDTIQKVVANHYNISLSDIKGVKRNKKIAYSRHIAIYISRILTESSFNEIAAEFGGKDHSTIMHSYNTIELQLKTDESLNSTIELLIKEIKDYKRL, encoded by the coding sequence ATGAGTGAACAGAATTACCGAGCTTTTTGGGATGAAGCCTTAAAACAAATCCACGATGAATACAAACTAAAAGGACTGGAGTCAGAATTCAAGCTTTGGTTCAACATGGAATATGTAGAAGATACAATTGAAACTATAACCGTATCTGTACCCTCTGATTTCATGTGGATTAGCATGGTAAATAAAGGTTATGTAAACGCAGTAGAATCAAAAATAGCTGAACTTTCAGGACAAAACATAAATTTAACTTATATATTGAAAAAACGAAATTCTCAAAAAGAACCTGAATCAAATTCTGTACCCAAAACTGCAACCATTGATTCTGAAAATTCAAATATTTCAAATGAAGCTGAAATCAATTCAGAAAAAAAATCTGCACCCATAAATTCTGTACCCACTTTTAAAATTCATCCTCAGTTAAGCGAAGATTACACATTTGAAAAATTCGTAAAAGGCGAAAACAGCGAATTTGCTTACAGTGCATCCCTTGCAGCCGCAAAAGAGCCAGGCAGAAGGTTCAATCCTCTTTTAATTTACGGAGGAGTCGGACTTGGAAAAACTCACTTAATGCAATCAATCGGAAATTACATTTACAATAATCCGCCTGAAGGAAAAGAAAACATAAAAATCTGCTACATAAGCGCGGAAAATTTCTTAAACGAATTTACTTTTTCTTTAAGAGACGGAACTTCCGAAAAATTTAAAAACAAATACAGAAAACTTGATGTTCTTCTCTTAGACGACATTCATTTTCTCGAAGACAAAATTCAGACGCAGGAAGAGCTTTTTTACACATTTGAAGAGCTTTACAGAACTCACGCTCAAATTGTTTTTACTTGCGACCGTCCGATTTCGGAACTGAACGGAATTGAAGACAGATTAAAATCAAGGTTTTCAATGGGAACAACAATAGATTTGCAGCCGCCAAGCTACGAAATAAGAAAAGCAATTCTCTTAAAAAAACTTGAAATAAAGAAAAAATCAGTTCCAGAAGATGTAATTGACTTCATCGCAAAAAATATTCAGTCGAACGTGCGCGAACTTGGAGCTTGCCTTGATAAAATGATTGGCTACGCTGAGCTTTTGCAGAAAAATCTTACAATCGATATTGCAAAAAAACTTTTAAGCGACAACATAAGCAAAGTTTCCGACGGCTCAATTTCAATAGACACAATTCAAAAAGTTGTCGCCAATCATTACAACATTTCTTTAAGCGACATAAAAGGTGTAAAACGCAACAAAAAAATAGCATATTCGCGCCACATCGCAATTTACATTTCACGGATTTTAACTGAATCTTCATTCAATGAAATCGCTGCTGAATTCGGCGGGAAAGACCATTCAACAATAATGCACAGCTACAACACAATTGAACTTCAGCTTAAAACAGATGAAAGTTTAAACTCAACAATTGAGCTTCTTATAAAAGAAATAAAAGATTACAAGAGGCTTTAA